The genomic window CGGCGTCGACCCTCTCTTCGTCGACCCGGAGCCAGATCGAGCTGGGATGCACGGCCGCACCGGTCAGCGACTCGGCGGAGGCCTCGCCGATCAGGGCCGCACGGTCGAGATCGGCCGCGAGCGGCGAGGGCCGGAGCACGCCGATGACCAGGTGCGGGGTCCGGCCGATCAGCACGTGGTGGCCGGGTCCGCCCACTCCGAGAGCCTCGGCGGCGGCCGAGCCGAGCACCACCGTCGGGTGCGCGGCCGTGCCGTCCGTGAACCAGGCCCCTGAGGCGAGCTCGGTGCCGAGGACGTCGAGCAGCCCCGAGGAGGCGGTCAGCACGGCGATCCCGCCGGTCTCGCCCTCGGGCACGGCAGCGCTCCGGTAGACCGCCTGATCGGCCACCGCCCCGGTCGAGGCCACCGCCTCGACGCCGTCGACGCGGGACACCGAGCCCAGGGTCGTCAGCGGCAGCTCGACCTTCTCGCCGAAGAAGTCCTCGCCCTGGCTCGCCTGGAGCAGGTTCGTGCCGAGCGAGTCGAGCTGCGCCGCGAGGCGGGCCTGGCTCGACGTGGAGATGCCGACGACGGCGATCATCGCCGCGATGCCGATGGCGATCCCCAGCGCGGACAGCAGCGCCCGGGTCGGGCGGGTCAGGAGCCCTGACGCACCGAGGCGGAACACGTCGGCGGGAAGGAGGCGCGAGGCCCTCGGGTCGGTCACGATCGGGCTCCTGTGGTCGGTTCGTGCGCGGCCGCGCTCGCCGGCGGCGACGCCGCCGCCGCCGCCGGGGACTGTGGCGAGCTGCTGTCGTCCACGATGCGGCCGTCCCGGATGGTGACCCGCCGCGGCAGGCTCGCAGCCAGGTCGACGTCGTGGGTGATGACGATCACGGAGGTCCCCTCGTCGTGGAGCTCGTGGAGGAGGTCCACGATCCCGGCGCCGGCCCGGCTGTCGAGGTTGCCGGTGGGCTCGTCCGCCAGCAGGAGCGGCGGACGGTGCACCACGGCGCGGGCGATCGCGACACGTTGGCGCTCGCCTCCCGAGAGCTGGTTCGGCTCGTGGCCGAGCCGGTGCCCGAGCCCGACCCGCTCGAGGGCGGTGACGGCGCGCGCCCGGCGGGCCCGCAGCGGGACGCCGGAGTAGAGGAGGCCGCCGGCGACGTTGTCGACGGCGGACACCCCCTCGCTCAGGTGGAACTGCTGGAACACGAAGCCGATCCGGTGCGCCCGCAGTCCCGAGAGCGCCCGGTCGCTCTGCGCGGCCACGTCGACGCCGTCGATCAGGACGTGCCCCGAGGTGGGCGCGTCCAGGGTGCCGAGCACGTTCAGGAGCGTGGACTTGCCCGACCCCGACGGGCCGACGACGGCGAGCAGCTCGCCGCGCTCGACGACGAGGGAGACGTCCACCAGGGCGACGGTGGGAGGGCGGCCGTAGGTGCGACCGACCCCCCGGAGCTCCACGACCGGCTCGGTGCCGGCGCTCATGCGGGCACCACGACCTCGTCGCCCTCGGAGACGTCGCCCGTGACCTCGACCCGGTCGCCGGCGAACAGGCCCACCTCCACCGCGACGAGGCGGGAGCCAGGACCCGCGCCATCGGTCGGGCCGCCTGCCCCCTCGGAGCCCGTCTTCCCCGCCGACGGGTCGACGACCTCGACGAGGAAGCCGCCGCCGCCGGCCGCGCCGAGTGCGGTGACCGGCACGGAGAGGACGCCCTGGCGGACCTCCGACACGAAGGCCACCTGCACCCCCGCGTTCGTCAGGTCGCCGGCCGCGGCGGGGTCGTCGAACGACACCGTGACGGCGACGACGGTCTTGCCGCCGTCGGTCGCGCGGGGAGCTCCGAGCCCGGTGACCCGGCCGACCGCGCTGCCCCCGGTGGGCAGGTCGATCGTCACGACGCCGTCGAGGCGAGCCAGGCTGGACCCGACCGGCAGGTCGACGGTCACGACCCGCTCTTCGCGGGCGGTCGTGTAGAGGGGCGCGCCGCCTCCGATCTCGTCGCCGACGCTCACGCTCACCTCGGCCACCTGCGCGGTGCCCGTGACGAACTGGACGCGGCCCTTCTCGAGCGCGCCCGTGCGGGGCAGGCCGAGTTCCTTCTGCCAGGCCCTGATCGCGGCCGCCGTCCGTGCGTCGAAGTGGCCGTCGGCCGCTCGACCCTGGAAGCCCCACGCGACCAGGCTGCGCTCGAGCTGCTCGACGTCGGGGCCGTCCGTCATGCCGGACTCGAAGCCGCGCCACTGGGGCAGGGTCCCCTCGACGGCCATGACCGGCGCGTCGTCCACCCGGTACAGGACGCTGCGAGAGGTCAGCAGCGTGCCGGGGGCAGGCAGCTCCGTGACGGTGCCGGCGACTCCGCCGACGACCGTCGGGCCCACGAGCAGGCTCAGCGTGCCGGCCTTGGGAGTGACGCCGGTCAGGTCGCCGAGCGTCACCGTCGCCGTCGTCGTGTCGGGCGCCCCCGCGTCGGCATCGGCGTCGGCGGTCGATCCGCCGGGCGAGCCGAGGAGCAGGGCACCCGTCACGGCCCCGGCGACGAGGGCGACCAGGGCGACCGAGAACCACACCCGGCGTCGACGTCGACCGCTCGGTGGGCCCGCGACCGCGTCGTCGGCCCCGGTCATCGCTCCACCGTGACCGAGCCGCCGACGGCTCCCCCGCACGCCTTCGCGACGTCGTCGGGGATCGTCTCGCCGTCGGAGGACCCGGCCCCGTCCGCGGACGGGTCGGAGACGTCGTAGCCCTTCTCCCTCAGGCACTCGGCGGTCTCTCGCATCGCGGCCTCCGCCTCCTCGTTGCTCTTCTCCTCCGCCGCCGACTGGGGGCGGGGGCCGAGATCGGCGTTCGTCTCCTCCTGGCACTTCTCCATCGCGGCCGACGTGACCTCGGGGTCGGCGCCCATCGGGATGGCGCCCTTCGTCAGGCCGTCGGCGGTCGGGTCCTGGACGTCGAGGCCCTCGCCGCGGAGGCAGCCGGCGTTCGCGACGTCCCACGCCAGGGCGTCGTCGGCCACCTGGGAGTCGCTCTTGACCTGGGGCGAGGCGCCGCCCTCGCCGCCGGAGCAGCCGGCCAGGCCGACGACGAGCAACGGCACGGCGGCCAGGGCGAACAGGGTCGGGCGGAGTCGTGTGGAGATGGTCATGGTCGTTCCTTGCTGCAGGAGGTGCGGGGCGGCCGCTCGGAGGCGCCCGGTCCGCTCGGAGAGGGACGGGGACGATCTCACCGCCCCTTCAGTTGCCACCCCGTAAGTCGACCGCTTTATGCTCGCGCGACAGATGACATGTGATACTCACAAGGCACACGGTCCGGTGTGCGTCCACTCACCGAGAGGCACCCGATGCGCGTGCTCGTCGTCGAGGACGAGGCCTACCTCGCCGAGGCCGTCCAGATCACCCTCGAGCGCGCGGCGATGTCCGTCGACGTCGCAGCCGACGGCGACGCCGCCCTCGAGCGCCTCGCCGTCGTCGACTACGACGTCGTCGTGCTCGACCGCGACCTGCCCGGCGTGCACGGCGACGACGTGTGCGCCGCGATCGTCGCCTCGCCGGGCGGCCCGGCCGTGCTGATGCTCACCGCCGCCGGCGCCCTGCGCGACCGCGTGGGCGGGCTCGAGCTGGGCGCGGACGACTACCTCGCCAAGCCCGTCGAGCTCCCCGAGCTGGTGGCCCGCCTCCGGTCACTGGCTCGTCGCCCGCGCCGGGCCGCGCCGCCCGTGCTCCGCTGCGGGTCGCTGCACTGGGACCCGTTCCGGCACGAGGTCGAGCGAGGTGGGCGACACGTCCGGCTGACCCGCAAGGAGTTCGCCGTGCTCGGGGTGCTCCTCGACGCCGACGGCGGGGTGGTCAGCGCCGAGCACCTGCTCGAGAAGGCCTGGGACGAGAACGCCGACCCGTTCACGAACGCCGTGAGGGTGACGATCTCCAACCTCCGCCAGCGTCTCGGCCAGCCGTGGATGATCCACACCGTCCCGGGCGTCGGGTACCGGATCCTGCCGGACACCATCAGCGAGCCCGGCTCGGCGGCCGCCGTCGCCGGCCCGTCGCGGCCCGGCCGGTGACTCGTCCCGGCCACGGCACGTACTGGCAGAGCCGCCGGCTGAGCGCACGGGCGAGGCTCACCGCCACCTTCACCGGGCTGCTCTTCGTGGTGGGGGCCGCCATCGTGACGAGCGTCTTCCTCGTGATGCGCTACCTCCCCCGCTACGACATCACCGCCCTCGCCAGCCCGGCGGACGTGACGCAGCCCGGCGAGGTCGCTACCGCCGCGCCCGCACCGACGACGGACGCCCTCCCCGAGGGCGCCTGGGCACCACACGCGAGCCCTTTCTCCGACGTGCTCGTCCGGGACACGCTCACGATCAACGGCGAGGGCGACCTGCTCCGAGTGCTGTCGACCACCTCGCTGGTGGTGTTCGCCGTGGTCCTCGTGCTGGGCGCCTGGCTCAGCTGGATCCTGGCCGGGCGCCTCCTGCGGCCCCTCGACCACCTGACGGACGCGGCGCGCACGGCCGAGCTCGGCCAGGCGACACGACGGCCGACGCTCGAGCGGGGGCGCGTCGCCCTGAGCGGCCCGCACGACGAGTTCCACCGTCTCGCGGCCGCCTTCGACGCCATGCTCGAGCGCCTGGACGTGGCGTACCGCGCCCAGCAGCACTTCGCCGCGAACGCGTCGCACGAGCTGAGGACCCCGCTCGCCACGACGCAGGCCATGCTCGACGTCGCGCTCGCCGAGCCGGCGAGCGTCGACGTCGAGCAGCTGGGACGGCGACTCCGCGAGACCAACACCCGCAGCCTGAAGACGGTGGAGGCGCTGCTCACGCTCGCCGACGCGACCGGCGGCCAGGTCGACGACGGCCCCGTCGACCTCCGCGCGCTGGTGGAGGAGGCCGTGGCCCGGGCGGTGCCCGCCGCCGCCACGGCGGGCACGACGTTCGAGCACGACCTCGACGACCTGGTCGTCGACGGCGACCACGTGCTCCTCACGGCGCTGGTGGCGAACCTGCTCGACAACGCCCTCCAGCACGGACGCCCGGGCGGCCATGTCGGCGTCACGCTCCGCGGACGGACGCTGACGGTCGTGAACGACGGGGACGTCCTCGACCCTGACGAGGTGGCGAAGCTCAGCGAGGCGTTCCGCCGAGGGGCCGGCCGCGTCGCGGGCGCCGGCGGCCACGGTCTCGGCCTGGCGATCGTCTCGGCGATCTGTGACCGGCACGAGGCCGGGCTCGAGCTCGTCGCCGTCCCCGGCGGCGGCCTCCGCGTCGACGTCGCGTTCTGAGCGACACGCACCTCGGACGGCACCCCGGCGGCCGGGCGTCAGTCGCCGACGGCCTCCGGCGTCTCGGCGGTCCAGAGGATGCCCAGCACCTCCGGCGCCGTGACGATCCTCGCGATCGCCGCCTCCATCGCGAGGTCGTCACGGCCGCCGGCCGACGCGGTGATCTCGATGCACACGCGCTCGTGGGCCTCGTCCTCCGCCGCGATCGACCGGAGCACGAACGGCGACCGGTGGACGGCGTCGAAGGCGAGCCGCCGGATCTCGGCCTCGTGGCGGGTGGCACAGGTGACCGTGAGCCGGTAGTCCGTCTCGGACGACTCACGAGCCGCCTCGGGCGCCCGGTCGAGGACGAGGCCCAGCGGCCGCAGCCCGACGTTGACCAGGATGACGAGGGCGGCGCCGGCGGCGGCGACCAGGGGCAGCCCTCCCCCGGCGAGCGCCCCCACGGCAGCCGCGACCCAGATGGTCGCGGCGGAGTTCAGCCCCGAGATGGAGGCGCCGTGCTTCATGATGACGCCGGCCCCGATGAACCCGACCCCCGAGGCGATCTGCGCCGCCACCCGGGTCGGGTCCACCTGCTCGCCCTCGAACGAGCGAGCGCCCATCACGACGAAGAGGGCCGCCCCGAGCGCGACGAGGGCGTTGGTCCGCAGACCGGCGCTCCGTGCCCTCACCTGACGCTCGGCCCCCACCGCCGCGCCGAGCAGGGCGGCGAGGGCCACGCCGCCGAGTTCGGGGGCGAGAACGGCGAGGTCCGTCACGGCCTCACACCAGCTTGTCGCTGAGGACGAGCGCGGCGATCGAGAAGTAGATCGTGACCCCGACGAGGTCCATGATCGACGTGATCAGGGGCGCCGAGAGCGTCGCGGGGTCGATCTTCACGGCGCGCGCCGCGAACGGCAGCACCGCCCCGAGCAGCCCGCCGATGACGGTCACGACCAGCATCGTGCCGCCGACGATGATCATGACGTCGAGGTCGACGCTCTTGACCACGAAGGCGAGCGCGACCTCGATGACGGCCACCGTGGCGCCGAGGCACGAGGCCACGACGAGCTCGCGGCGGACGATGGACCACACGTCGCGCCAGCCGATCCTGACCGTGCCGACGGCCATGGACCGGATGACCAGCGTCGCCGCCTGGCTGCCCGTGTTGCCCCCCATGTCGATGATCGGGGCGAGGAACGCCGCGAGGATGAGCGCCGACGTGAGGATGTCCTCCTGGGCGGCGACGAGGGTGCTCGTCACGACCCCGAAGAGGGTGAGGAGGATGAGCCAGGTGGCCCGGTTGAGGAACAGCTTGCGGAGGGACGAGTGCTTGGCGTCCAGGTCGCGCCGGACGGGGCTGGCGGCGAAGACGGGCGACGTCGTGTCGCAGCGCTCGCAGGTGGTGGTGGAGTCGGTCATGGTGGTGCCTCTCGGTCGTACGTGCCGTGCAGGAGGCGCGCTGAGCGCGCCGCGCCGGGGCGACCGTGGACAGCGTGCTGTCAGGCTCGCCCTCGACGGGGAGGGAGTGTCCGTCTGTGACCACTGCCCATGCAGCACCACCTCCTCCGGACCGGGCCCGCAGGCCGCCTTCGTCCTGACGACGGGACGGTCGTCAGCGCACCCGACAGAGAGCCGGACGACACCCCCACGTAAGAGCTTCAGCACTGCACGACGTGATCCCGACGACCGACGGTCGCGCGGGAAGCCACTTCGGATCACCCCTTGAGCCGGAGAGATCTGTCCTGACCCTGGGCGTCTCTCGACGTCGTCGGATCAGTGGCCTGTGTTCGTGCAGACGCCTCGCCTAACGAGATGCCGTACGCCGACGATACTGATGTATCACTCTCGCGTCAAGGCTCCGTGGGCCGAGGGGTGCGAGCGAGCCGGACGTGCACGACGAGACCGCCGCCGGGTCGCGGCGCGAGGGCGAGCCGGCCGCCGTGCGCCCGCACGATCGTCTCGACGATCGCGAGGCCGAGACCCGTGCCGCCGTGCTGGTCGTGCAGGCGCCCGGCGCTGCGCCGGAACGGCTGCGTGAGCGTCGGCACCAGGTCGGCGGGCACCTCCTCGCCGGTGTTCTCGACCACGAGCTCGACGTGGTCTCCGCTGACCACGGTCCGCACGTGCACCACCCGCGCGCACGCATCGGAGTCCACGCCGTCGGCTGAGCTCGAGGGCGGGTCGCCTGGCTCGAGGGCGGGTCGCCGCGGACCCGCCCTCGGCGCAGGCGACCCGCCCTCGAGCTCAGCAGGGCGTTCGGGCCGAGGCTCGGCCGCTCTGATCGGTAGGCTCCGGACGTGGCCACCACCCTCTACGAGCAGATCGCGGACGACCTGCGTCGTCGCATCCTCAGCGGCGACCTCGCGGTCGGCGACGACGTTCCCAGCGAGGGCGAGCTCGCGGAGCAGTGGCGCACCTCCCGCGGGCCGATCCGCAACGCCCTGGCGGCACTGCGCAGCGAGGGGCTCGTCGAGACCCGTCGCGGCCGGCCCGCCCGCGTGGTCGCGCGGAAGGCGCACCACCCCGTCGACGTGTCGATCCCGTTCACGAAGTGGGTGCGCGACGTGGGCGGCGAGCCGGGGGCCAGGACGCAGGAGGTGTCGCTCCGGCGCGCGGACGACGAGAAGGCGAGGGCGCTGGGCATCGAGCCGGGCGACCTCGTCGTCGACGTCGTGCGCCTGAGGCTCGTCGACGGGCGCCCCACGATGCTCGAGCGTCTCACCTTCATCGAGGAGGTCGGCCGGGTGCTCTTCGACGTCGACCTCGACACGGTCTCGATCACCGAGTACCTCGACTCCCGAGGCTTCGGCTACGACGACATCGACCACGAGATCGACGCCGTCGCGGCCGACGAGCTCGACGCCGAGCTGCTCGACGTCGAGCCGGGCACGCCGATCCTGCGCCTGCACCGCGTGACCCGCGGCCGCGACGGCCGCACCTTCGAGGCGTCGGACGACCGCTACCGGAGCGACATCGTGCGCTTCACGGTGGCGGCGTCGGGCCGCGCTCGCGAGGGCGGCCACTTCATCCGCGCCATCGGCGCCTGACCCGCTGCGCGATCGGCGCCTGACCCGAGGAGGCGCGCGGCGCCTCCTCAGGTCCGTACCTGCCGAGGGCGGGTCAACTCGGTCGAGGGCGGGTCGCCGCGGACCCGCCCTCGAGGCAAGTGACCCGCCCTCGACGAGAACGAGAAGGCGGCGGAGGCGGCGGCGCGAACGCGCAGGAGCGAGCCGTCAGGCCGGGCGGACTCCCACGCGCACCGAGCCGCCGGCGGCGGCAGCGGCGATGCCCGCGTCGAGGTCGGCCAGCGTCACGGTCTCGCCCACGAGCTCGGCGAGCGGCCAGGCCAGGTGCCGCTCCTCGACGAAGCGGGCCGCCGCGACCAGGTGCCGCGGCGCGTAGTTGTGCACGCCCCTGATCGTCGCGAGCCGTCGCACCACGCTCTCGGCGTCGAGCGGCACGGCGGGCGCCGGGAACACGCTGCCGACGAGCACGGCGACCCCGCCGGTGTCGAGCAGCGCGAGAGCGGACGCGACGGCGTGCGGCGATCCGGAGGCCTCCACGGCCACGCGGGGGGCGCCTCCTGCGGCGCCGAGCGCGTGCTCGACGCTGTCGTCGGACCCGGGCGTGGCCGTGGGCGAGGCTGTGGCGACGGCGCCGAAGCGGGCGGCGAGCGCACGACGCGACGCGTCCGGGTCGACGACGACGACGCGTGCGCCGGCGTCGGTCGCCATGGCCGTGACCGTCAGCCCGATGAGCCCGCCGCCGAGCACGAGCAGCACCGCCCCGGCGAGGTCGGTGATCTGCGCCGCCGAGTCGAGCGCCGCCCGGGCGGTGGCGGTGCCGCACGACACGGGTGCGAGCAGCGCCGGGTCCAGGTCGTCGGCGACCGGGACGACCGCCGTCCCTGCCCGCACGTGCACGTGCGTGGCGAAGCCGCCGCTCAGCTCCCAGCCGGTGACGAGTCGTTCGTGCCCGTACTTCAGCACCGCCTCGCACTTCTGCGGCAGCCCGCGTCGGCAGGTCGCGCAGCGGTCGCAGCTGACGGTGAGCGACCAGACGACGCGCTGTCCGACGGCCACCGACGAGCCGTCCACGGCGACCGCGCCCTCGCCGGCCGCGGCGACCCGGCCGACCTGCTCGTGCCCGAGCACGAGCGGCGCCGGGGCTCCGCGGTCGCCACGGGTGGTGTGCACGTCCGAGCCGCAGATCGTCGCGAGCTCCACGGCGACCAGCAGGTCGCCCGGTGCCAGGTGCACGCTCGGCACCGCGACCGCGTCATGCGGACGACCGGGCTGCGTCCAGACCATCGCCGTGGGCGCCGGGTCGAGACGCAGGTCGACGCGTCCGGACGGCGCTCCCGACGACGCGGCCCGCGCCTCCTCGCCGGTCGAGGGCGTCGAGCGCGTCGAGCGCGTCGAGGGCATCGAACGCGTCGAGCGCGAGGAGGTGGTCGTCACGAGGCCGGGACCAGGCTCGCGGTCGCGGTCGCGGTCGCGGTCGCGAGCAGACCCGCGAGCTGCGGCAGACGGGCCAGGTCGCGCACGCTGTCGAGCACGACGTCGGCGCCCGCGGCGAGCAGCTTCTCGCGCGTGTGCGCACCCGTCGTGACGCCGACGACGAGGCCGGCGCCCGCCGCACGGCCCGAGAGCACGTCGCTCGCCGTGTCGCCGACGACGACGACCGAGGCGACCGACGACGCGCCCGTGCGCAGCAGCGCCGTGAGCACCAGGTCGGGCGCGGGGCGACCACGGCCGGCGTCGACGGGCGACAGCGCCGCGTCGACCTGCCAGCCGAGGGCGTCGAGCAGGCGGTCGCGCGTCGCGGGTGCGAAGCCGGTGGTCAGCACGACCGAGATGCCGGAGGCGCGAAGCGCGTCGATCAGCTCGCCCGCTCCCTCGATCGGGTCGACCCCGAGCTCGTCGACGAGCTCCCCGTACGCGACCTCGAACTGCCCGGCGGCGCGCTGCGCGACCTGCTCGTCGCCGCCCGCCAGGTGCCGGAACACGTCGATCTTCGACTGGCCCATCGTGTCGCGGACGTGCTGCAGCGCCTCGTCACGGGTCAGCGTGGGGCCGAGGTCGACCCGGTCGGCGGTCCGGGCGAAGGCCTGCTCGACAATGCCGTCGTCGACGACGGTCGTGCCGGCCATGTCGAGAACGACGAGCTCGACCGCGGGCGCTGCGGAGGGGACGGAGGGGGTGGTGTCGGTGCTCATGAGCGGCTTCCTGTCAGGAGGGAGGGGAGAGGTGCGGAGGTGCCGGTGCCGGTGCCGGTGCCGGCAGACGAGCGAGCGGCGGCGGCCGGCGACAACGCGGCGTCGCGCCCGCCGTCGAGGTGGGCGCCGACGACGTGCTCGGCGAGCCCGAGGCCGGTGGTCATGCCGATGCCGGTGGCGACGACGGTGACGAGCACGCCGGGCTCGACCTCGTCCACGACGAACTCGTCGCGGCCCGAGGCGTAGACGCCCTGCCACCGCTCGGTGACGACGGGCTCCGCGCCGAACAACGCGCGGAACTCGTCGAGGAACGCCACGGCAGCCCGTTCGTCCTGGAACGGCGAGATCGCCGCGCCCTTCTGGTGGCTGTCGCCGACGATCACCGAGCCGTCCGGCAGCTGCGTGTACATCTGGTTGAGGTCGAGCGCCGCGAGGTCGGGCCTCTCGGCGTGCAGCCGGGCGCGCACCTGGTCGGCGGCCCCGGTGCCGGCGAACGCGCTGTAGCGGATCAGCGACCACCCGGTCAGCAGCGGTGCGACGAGCGGCCGCGCCAGCTCGGCCCGCACGCGCAGCATGTCGAGCCCGCAGCGCTGCAGCTCCGAGCGCTCGGCGAGGTCGGGCAGCAGCTGGTCGAGGTCGTGGTTCGTGGCGACGACCACGGTGCCGGCGTCGATCGGCCCGCGGCTCGTCTCGACCCGCCCGCTGCGGACCGACCCGACGGAGGTGCGGGTCAGGAAGCGCACCCCTCGCGACTCGAGGTGCCTGCGGATCGCGTCCGCCGCCTCCCTCGGGTCGACCTGCAGGTCGTACGGCAGCAGCGCCCCGCCGAGCGTCATGCCCGGCGCGACAGGGGCGAAGGCCCGGAGCTCGCGCTCGTCGAGCGGCTCGATCTCGGGCCGGTCGCCGAGCACCCGCTCGGTGCGGGCGGCGGCGAGCTCGTCGAGCAGGGCGAGCTCGTCGAGGTGCCGGGCGGCGACGAGCGTGCCCCGCTCGGAGGCCCAGAACCCGGCGTCGCGGGCGAGGCGCAGCCAGAGTCCCCGGGCGGTGATCGCGTGGCGCCGGGCCTCGCCGCTCTGGGGGGTGAGGCAGAGGTGGCCGAAGTTGCGGATCGTCGAGCCGCCGATGACGGCCGAGCGGTCGACCACCAGCACCGACAGCCCGCGGTCGACGGCGGCGAGCGCCGCCCCCAGGCCGACGATGCCGGAGCCGACGACGACCACGTCGTGGGCAGGTGCCGAGTGGGCAGGCACGGCGTGGGCGGGCCCGGCGTGGGCCGCAGCACGCGCGCTCATCGGAGCACCTTCCGCATCCACATCGCGAGCCCCTCGACGGCGAGCACGGTGACGAGGATCATCAGCACGATCGCGGTCACCGCGCCGTAGTTCGAGCCCTGGCTGGCGTTCAGCAGGTAGTAGCCCACTCCGCCGGCACCGACGATGCCGAGAAGCGTCGCCGCCCGGATGTTCGTGTCGAGCATGTAGAAGGTGTGGCCGACGAGCGCACGGGTGCCCTGCGGCAGCGTCGCGCCGGCGTAGACCTGCAGGCGGGTCGCGCCCGTGGCGGCGAGCGCGCGCTCCGGGCCGGCCGACACCTCCTCGAACGAGTCGGCGATCAGCTTGCCGAGCAGGCCGACGCCGCCGAGCGCGAGGGCGAGGGTTCCCGCCTGGGTGCCGAGGCCGGTGACGACGATCAGCACGATGGCGAGGATCACCTCGGGCACGCCGCGGATGCCGACGAGCAGCAGGCGCATGCCGCTGCGCATCCCCCGGCTCGGCGCGACGTTGCGGGCGGCCAGCGAGCCGATCACGACGGAGGCGACGAGGGTGAGCAGAGTCGCGGCGAGCGCGATGGCGATCGTCTCGCCCATCGCGGCGACCATGGTCGACGTCTCGTAGCTGCCGAACGACGGCGGCCAGAACTGCACGGCGACGGCGGGCACGCCGCTCCACACGGTGACGAGGTCGGACCAGGCGATGTCGCAGACGAGCACGCTCGCGACGACGACCGCCGCGGCGATCGCGCCCCACGACGTGTTCCGCACGCGGGTGCGGTCCCAGGGGCGGCGCAGCATGGCGTCGACGGAGACGGCCGTCTCGGGGACGACGGCGGCGGACGACGCGGCCGCGCGCCTCCTCGTGGCCCGTCGCACGACGCGGTCGCCGAGGCCGCGGCCGGTCGGCGCGATGCCGAGCATGGCGGCCCGCACCGAGCTGGACACGATCTCCATCACGACGCAGAGCACGAAGATGACGACCGCGTAGCCGAGCCCCAGGCCGTAGTCGAGCGACTTGAAGGCGAACGACATCTCCATTCCGAGGCCGACCACGCCGACGTAGCCGAGGATCACGCTGCCGCGCAGGTTGATGTCGTTGCGGTGCAGCACGGTCGCGACCCACGAGGGCAGCACCTGGGGCAGCACGCCCGCGGTGAACTGCTGCAGGCGGGTGCCTCCGGCGGCGCGGACCGCGGTGCGCGGGCCCTCGTCGATCTGCTCGATCGCGTCGGCGAAGAGCTTCGAGATCATGCCGACCGAGTGCAGGCC from Frigoribacterium sp. PvP032 includes these protein-coding regions:
- a CDS encoding TIGR03364 family FAD-dependent oxidoreductase, which produces MSARAAAHAGPAHAVPAHSAPAHDVVVVGSGIVGLGAALAAVDRGLSVLVVDRSAVIGGSTIRNFGHLCLTPQSGEARRHAITARGLWLRLARDAGFWASERGTLVAARHLDELALLDELAAARTERVLGDRPEIEPLDERELRAFAPVAPGMTLGGALLPYDLQVDPREAADAIRRHLESRGVRFLTRTSVGSVRSGRVETSRGPIDAGTVVVATNHDLDQLLPDLAERSELQRCGLDMLRVRAELARPLVAPLLTGWSLIRYSAFAGTGAADQVRARLHAERPDLAALDLNQMYTQLPDGSVIVGDSHQKGAAISPFQDERAAVAFLDEFRALFGAEPVVTERWQGVYASGRDEFVVDEVEPGVLVTVVATGIGMTTGLGLAEHVVGAHLDGGRDAALSPAAAARSSAGTGTGTGTSAPLPSLLTGSRS
- a CDS encoding alcohol dehydrogenase catalytic domain-containing protein, encoding MTTTSSRSTRSMPSTRSTRSTPSTGEEARAASSGAPSGRVDLRLDPAPTAMVWTQPGRPHDAVAVPSVHLAPGDLLVAVELATICGSDVHTTRGDRGAPAPLVLGHEQVGRVAAAGEGAVAVDGSSVAVGQRVVWSLTVSCDRCATCRRGLPQKCEAVLKYGHERLVTGWELSGGFATHVHVRAGTAVVPVADDLDPALLAPVSCGTATARAALDSAAQITDLAGAVLLVLGGGLIGLTVTAMATDAGARVVVVDPDASRRALAARFGAVATASPTATPGSDDSVEHALGAAGGAPRVAVEASGSPHAVASALALLDTGGVAVLVGSVFPAPAVPLDAESVVRRLATIRGVHNYAPRHLVAAARFVEERHLAWPLAELVGETVTLADLDAGIAAAAAGGSVRVGVRPA
- a CDS encoding ABC transporter permease → MTAVTERPRTTDQVIAPVAAPPRRRVSPERVAAGLTIVALLAASVVALRSVEIDPARMLQSWSNAERFFGRVGAIEFPPLGELLQLTALTLGLVICGTLLAAVLSVPVAVLAASNTTPGPVWRAAARFVTVLARAVPDVVLAMVFVLLFSLGTLPGILAIGLHSVGMISKLFADAIEQIDEGPRTAVRAAGGTRLQQFTAGVLPQVLPSWVATVLHRNDINLRGSVILGYVGVVGLGMEMSFAFKSLDYGLGLGYAVVIFVLCVVMEIVSSSVRAAMLGIAPTGRGLGDRVVRRATRRRAAASSAAVVPETAVSVDAMLRRPWDRTRVRNTSWGAIAAAVVVASVLVCDIAWSDLVTVWSGVPAVAVQFWPPSFGSYETSTMVAAMGETIAIALAATLLTLVASVVIGSLAARNVAPSRGMRSGMRLLLVGIRGVPEVILAIVLIVVTGLGTQAGTLALALGGVGLLGKLIADSFEEVSAGPERALAATGATRLQVYAGATLPQGTRALVGHTFYMLDTNIRAATLLGIVGAGGVGYYLLNASQGSNYGAVTAIVLMILVTVLAVEGLAMWMRKVLR
- a CDS encoding phosphonatase-like hydrolase: MSTDTTPSVPSAAPAVELVVLDMAGTTVVDDGIVEQAFARTADRVDLGPTLTRDEALQHVRDTMGQSKIDVFRHLAGGDEQVAQRAAGQFEVAYGELVDELGVDPIEGAGELIDALRASGISVVLTTGFAPATRDRLLDALGWQVDAALSPVDAGRGRPAPDLVLTALLRTGASSVASVVVVGDTASDVLSGRAAGAGLVVGVTTGAHTREKLLAAGADVVLDSVRDLARLPQLAGLLATATATATASLVPAS